A window from Mustelus asterias unplaced genomic scaffold, sMusAst1.hap1.1 HAP1_SCAFFOLD_1849, whole genome shotgun sequence encodes these proteins:
- the LOC144488768 gene encoding uncharacterized protein LOC144488768 isoform X1, whose translation MRSAGNGGGRTVLTWSRDQFKFYRVFKGEGLYSGDGKPNITSGSDKVAQVIVIEYHRVLNMEGKSTVQSGEKPYTCSVCGRGFSRSSGLSQHKCLHTWKESFCSPSELEIHQRTNAEKPFTCSECGKGFSDLSSLLRHRRVHTGERPFSCTVCGKGFNDLSNLLKHQRVHALEKPFTCPKCGKGFTDSSNMLRHQRVHADKRPFKCQECGKGFKGSEDLMCHQRVHSDERPFQCLDCGKCYKRRWDLICHQRVHSDEIPFRCSSCGAGFRQSSELTVHQRTHTKKRPFTCSECGKGFTRSSYLLRHQQLHV comes from the coding sequence ttttataGGGTCTTCAAAGGGGAAGGTTTGTATTCGGGAGAcgggaaaccaaacatcacatcaggatctgacaaAGTTGCCCAAGTTATTGTAATTGAATATCATCGAgtattgaacatggaaggaaaaagcaccgttcagagtggggagaaaccgtacacctgttctgtgtgtggacgaggcttcagtcgATCCTCAGGCTTGTCGCAACATAAATGTCTTCACACTTGGAAGGAGTCATTTTGttccccatctgagctggaaatccATCAACGCACTAACGCTGAGAAACCTTTCacttgctccgagtgtgggaagggattcagtgatttatccagcctgctgagacaccggcgagttcacactggggagaggccattcagctgtactgtgtgtgggaaaggattcaatgattTATCCAACCTGTtgaagcaccagcgagttcacgctttggagaaaccattcacctgccccaagtgtgggaaaggattcactgattcatccaacatgttgagacatcagcgagttcacgcagacaagagaccatttaaatgtcagGAGTGTGGGAAGGGCTTTAAAGGTTCTGAGGATCTGATGTGccatcagcgagttcactctgacgagagacctttccaatgtctggactgtgggaagtgttATAAAAGACGCTGGGATCTGATTTGccatcagcgagttcactctgacgAGATACCGTTCAGGTGCTCCAGCTGTGGGGCTGGGTTCAGGCAGTCATCtgaactcactgtacaccagcgcactcacaccaagaaaagaccattcacctgctccgaatgtggaaagggattcactcggtcatcctacctgctgagacaccagcaacttcaTGTGTAA
- the LOC144488768 gene encoding uncharacterized protein LOC144488768 isoform X2: METTCPSNCINPFYRVFKGEGLYSGDGKPNITSGSDKVAQVIVIEYHRVLNMEGKSTVQSGEKPYTCSVCGRGFSRSSGLSQHKCLHTWKESFCSPSELEIHQRTNAEKPFTCSECGKGFSDLSSLLRHRRVHTGERPFSCTVCGKGFNDLSNLLKHQRVHALEKPFTCPKCGKGFTDSSNMLRHQRVHADKRPFKCQECGKGFKGSEDLMCHQRVHSDERPFQCLDCGKCYKRRWDLICHQRVHSDEIPFRCSSCGAGFRQSSELTVHQRTHTKKRPFTCSECGKGFTRSSYLLRHQQLHV; encoded by the coding sequence ttttataGGGTCTTCAAAGGGGAAGGTTTGTATTCGGGAGAcgggaaaccaaacatcacatcaggatctgacaaAGTTGCCCAAGTTATTGTAATTGAATATCATCGAgtattgaacatggaaggaaaaagcaccgttcagagtggggagaaaccgtacacctgttctgtgtgtggacgaggcttcagtcgATCCTCAGGCTTGTCGCAACATAAATGTCTTCACACTTGGAAGGAGTCATTTTGttccccatctgagctggaaatccATCAACGCACTAACGCTGAGAAACCTTTCacttgctccgagtgtgggaagggattcagtgatttatccagcctgctgagacaccggcgagttcacactggggagaggccattcagctgtactgtgtgtgggaaaggattcaatgattTATCCAACCTGTtgaagcaccagcgagttcacgctttggagaaaccattcacctgccccaagtgtgggaaaggattcactgattcatccaacatgttgagacatcagcgagttcacgcagacaagagaccatttaaatgtcagGAGTGTGGGAAGGGCTTTAAAGGTTCTGAGGATCTGATGTGccatcagcgagttcactctgacgagagacctttccaatgtctggactgtgggaagtgttATAAAAGACGCTGGGATCTGATTTGccatcagcgagttcactctgacgAGATACCGTTCAGGTGCTCCAGCTGTGGGGCTGGGTTCAGGCAGTCATCtgaactcactgtacaccagcgcactcacaccaagaaaagaccattcacctgctccgaatgtggaaagggattcactcggtcatcctacctgctgagacaccagcaacttcaTGTGTAA
- the LOC144488768 gene encoding uncharacterized protein LOC144488768 isoform X3 has translation MEFNPDKCEFYRVFKGEGLYSGDGKPNITSGSDKVAQVIVIEYHRVLNMEGKSTVQSGEKPYTCSVCGRGFSRSSGLSQHKCLHTWKESFCSPSELEIHQRTNAEKPFTCSECGKGFSDLSSLLRHRRVHTGERPFSCTVCGKGFNDLSNLLKHQRVHALEKPFTCPKCGKGFTDSSNMLRHQRVHADKRPFKCQECGKGFKGSEDLMCHQRVHSDERPFQCLDCGKCYKRRWDLICHQRVHSDEIPFRCSSCGAGFRQSSELTVHQRTHTKKRPFTCSECGKGFTRSSYLLRHQQLHV, from the coding sequence ttttataGGGTCTTCAAAGGGGAAGGTTTGTATTCGGGAGAcgggaaaccaaacatcacatcaggatctgacaaAGTTGCCCAAGTTATTGTAATTGAATATCATCGAgtattgaacatggaaggaaaaagcaccgttcagagtggggagaaaccgtacacctgttctgtgtgtggacgaggcttcagtcgATCCTCAGGCTTGTCGCAACATAAATGTCTTCACACTTGGAAGGAGTCATTTTGttccccatctgagctggaaatccATCAACGCACTAACGCTGAGAAACCTTTCacttgctccgagtgtgggaagggattcagtgatttatccagcctgctgagacaccggcgagttcacactggggagaggccattcagctgtactgtgtgtgggaaaggattcaatgattTATCCAACCTGTtgaagcaccagcgagttcacgctttggagaaaccattcacctgccccaagtgtgggaaaggattcactgattcatccaacatgttgagacatcagcgagttcacgcagacaagagaccatttaaatgtcagGAGTGTGGGAAGGGCTTTAAAGGTTCTGAGGATCTGATGTGccatcagcgagttcactctgacgagagacctttccaatgtctggactgtgggaagtgttATAAAAGACGCTGGGATCTGATTTGccatcagcgagttcactctgacgAGATACCGTTCAGGTGCTCCAGCTGTGGGGCTGGGTTCAGGCAGTCATCtgaactcactgtacaccagcgcactcacaccaagaaaagaccattcacctgctccgaatgtggaaagggattcactcggtcatcctacctgctgagacaccagcaacttcaTGTGTAA